A single Limanda limanda chromosome 19, fLimLim1.1, whole genome shotgun sequence DNA region contains:
- the LOC133025532 gene encoding serine/arginine-rich splicing factor 10-like isoform X2, giving the protein MARHMRPPSTSLFVRNIGDESRPEDLRREFGRYGPIVDVYIPLDFYTRRPRGFAYIQFEDVRDAEDALHSLDRKWVGGRQIEIQFAQGDRKTPNQMKTKERPSPGRSSRYDDYDRDSRRRRSRSRSYDRSRGRMNGRGRSRSREEDRYKQRPRRESRGRSRSRSRSAPQRENINQASTSHYPEEEVRRAHSPTHSRSRSVSRSRSRSRSRSWAGRKSGGR; this is encoded by the exons ATGGCCAGACACATGAGGCCTCCGAGCACGTCTCTGTTTGTCAGGAACATCGGCGATGAGTCCAG GCCTGAGGATTTGCGGCGTGAGTTTGGCCGCTATGGGCCGATAGTAGACGTCTACATCCCACTTGACTTCTATACACGTCGACCAAGAGGATTTGCATACATTCA ATTCGAGGACGTGCGAGACGCAGAGGATGCTCTTCACAGCCTGGACAGGAAGTGGGTTGGTGGCCGGCAGATTGAAATCCAGTTTGCACAGGGCGACAGAAAGA CTCCCAACCAGATGAAGACGAAGGAGCGGCCTTCTCCCGGCAGATCCTCTCGATACGACGACTACGATCGGGACAGCCGGCGCAGACGCTCCCGCAGCCGCAGCTACGACAG ATCTCGTGGGCGGATGAATggaagaggaaggagcaggAGCCGTGAGGAAGACAG ATACAAGCAGCGGCCGAGGAGAGAGTCCAGAGGAAGATCCCGATCGCGCTCCAGATCGGCGCCTCAGCGAGAAAACATCAACCAAGCTTCGACCTCCCATTACCCGGAGGAAGAGGTGCGGCGTGCACACTCCCCGACCCACTCGCGCTCCCGCTCGGTGTCCAGATCACGCTCCCGCTCTCGCTCCAGGTCCTGGGCGGGACGCAAGTCAGGAGGACGCTAG
- the LOC133025532 gene encoding serine/arginine-rich splicing factor 10-like isoform X1, with translation MARHMRPPSTSLFVRNIGDESRPEDLRREFGRYGPIVDVYIPLDFYTRRPRGFAYIQFEDVRDAEDALHSLDRKWVGGRQIEIQFAQGDRKTPNQMKTKERPSPGRSSRYDDYDRDSRRRRSRSRSYDRYRSRSPSCERRRRRSESPRESRGRMNGRGRSRSREEDRYKQRPRRESRGRSRSRSRSAPQRENINQASTSHYPEEEVRRAHSPTHSRSRSVSRSRSRSRSRSWAGRKSGGR, from the exons ATGGCCAGACACATGAGGCCTCCGAGCACGTCTCTGTTTGTCAGGAACATCGGCGATGAGTCCAG GCCTGAGGATTTGCGGCGTGAGTTTGGCCGCTATGGGCCGATAGTAGACGTCTACATCCCACTTGACTTCTATACACGTCGACCAAGAGGATTTGCATACATTCA ATTCGAGGACGTGCGAGACGCAGAGGATGCTCTTCACAGCCTGGACAGGAAGTGGGTTGGTGGCCGGCAGATTGAAATCCAGTTTGCACAGGGCGACAGAAAGA CTCCCAACCAGATGAAGACGAAGGAGCGGCCTTCTCCCGGCAGATCCTCTCGATACGACGACTACGATCGGGACAGCCGGCGCAGACGCTCCCGCAGCCGCAGCTACGACAGGTACAGATCCCGCAGCCCGTCGTGCGAGCGCAGGCGCAGACGCTCAGAGAGTCCGCGAGA ATCTCGTGGGCGGATGAATggaagaggaaggagcaggAGCCGTGAGGAAGACAG ATACAAGCAGCGGCCGAGGAGAGAGTCCAGAGGAAGATCCCGATCGCGCTCCAGATCGGCGCCTCAGCGAGAAAACATCAACCAAGCTTCGACCTCCCATTACCCGGAGGAAGAGGTGCGGCGTGCACACTCCCCGACCCACTCGCGCTCCCGCTCGGTGTCCAGATCACGCTCCCGCTCTCGCTCCAGGTCCTGGGCGGGACGCAAGTCAGGAGGACGCTAG
- the LOC133025530 gene encoding fatty acid-binding protein, liver-like, giving the protein MHNKHPKAAAQPGAMDFSGTWKVYAEENLEEFLKIVGAPQMVVKMRKEIKPVMVIEQKGKDFTYTMKTPVRTKVHSFSLGQESEMESLDGKKFKCTVREEKGKLIAETAKFTSVREIQGEDMVETVTSGSVTFISRSKRV; this is encoded by the exons ATGCACAACAAACACCCAAAGGCAGCAGCACAACCAGGAGCTATGGATTTCAGCGGCACATGGAAAGTTTATGCTGAGGAAAATCTGGAGGAGTTCCTGAAGATAGTTG GTGCACCTCAGATGGTCGTGAAAATGCGCAAGGAGATCAAACCGGTGATGGTGATCGAGCAGAAAGGAAAAGATTTCACCTACACCATGAAAACTCCTGTCCGCACCAAAGTTCACTCGTTCAGCCTCGGACAGGAGTCAGAGATGGAGTCTCTGGATGGCAAGAAGTTCAAG TGCACCgtcagagaggagaaggggaagcTGATCGCTGAGACGGCTAAATTCACGTCTGTCCGAGAGATCCAGGGAGAGGACATGGTCGAG ACGGTCACTTCTGGATCAGTGACTTTCATCAGCAGAAGCAAACGAGTTTGA